One segment of Candidatus Sericytochromatia bacterium DNA contains the following:
- a CDS encoding rhodanese-like domain-containing protein: MSRRHRLVLSWAAGLGFLGLLGCQASLPVAGNPAPVSSASVQPGTGPAVTAPGRVTPEQAKARLNAGENILVVDVRNAASYAAEHIEGAVNATWADIKEGKAQLPKDRTLLLYCT; this comes from the coding sequence ATGTCGCGTCGTCACCGTCTCGTCCTGTCCTGGGCCGCAGGACTTGGTTTTCTGGGTCTGCTGGGCTGTCAGGCCTCGCTTCCAGTGGCCGGAAACCCTGCGCCCGTCTCCTCTGCCTCGGTGCAGCCAGGGACCGGGCCGGCCGTGACCGCTCCAGGGCGCGTCACGCCAGAGCAGGCCAAGGCACGCCTGAACGCCGGCGAGAATATCCTGGTGGTGGACGTGCGCAATGCCGCCTCCTACGCCGCTGAGCACATCGAAGGGGCAGTCAATGCGACGTGGGCCGACATCAAGGAAGGCAAGGCCCAACTGCCGAAGGACCGCACGCTGCTGCTCTACTGTACGTGA